From a region of the Nerophis lumbriciformis linkage group LG06, RoL_Nlum_v2.1, whole genome shotgun sequence genome:
- the LOC133608287 gene encoding C-type isolectin Sp-CL4-like, producing MPSAVTTVLLMLALMVASASAQSLNREDMTALCHNIQLQPCDGGEYRLNDDSCVKMLPRQLIFTDARRGCQMIGGDVVTVKNGEELHKLLCMMFKALPVRLHYWIGAERGPGGFHWIDGSGPLESSPWREGQPDNFHHKENCVWMNSGSWGPWNDGSCSVFNSVACQIPK from the exons ATGCCTTCTGCTGTGACAACTGTCCTTCTGATGTTGGCGCTGATGGTCGCGTCAGCCTCCGCTCAATCTT TGAATCGCGAAGACATGACTGCTCTCTGTCACAACATCCAGCTGCAGCCGTGTGATGGCGGGGAGTACCGCCTGAACGATGACAGCTGTGTCAAAATGTTACCCAGGCAATTGATTTTCACAGACGCACGG AGAGGGTGTCAAATGATCGGCGGTGATGTGGTCACAGTGAAAAATGGCGAGGAGTTACATAAGCTATTGTGTATGATGTTCAAAGCACTTCCGGTGCGACTCCACTACTGGATCGGTGCCGAAAGAGGACCA GGTGGTTTTCATTGGATCGATGGAAGCGGACCACTGGAGTCTTCCCCGTGGCGTGAAGGTCAGCCTGATAACTTTCACCACAAAGAGAACTGCGTGTGGATGAACTCTGGCT CTTGGGGTCCATGGAACGACGGGTCGTGCTCGGTGTTCAATTCCGTGGCATGTCAGATCCCAAAGTGA